A segment of the Chloroflexota bacterium genome:
GAAAGGTGCGCGCCTTGCTCGCTTCGATGATTTCCAACGCGGCGTGCATCGCGTTTTGCGCGAGTGCGCACGCGAGCGCCTGGTCGAAGACGGCTTGACGCGGCGCGAAGAAATCGTTGCTGATCTGTTCGGTCACGAGGATCGCGCGCGAACTCGCGATCGTGCGGACGGCGCTCAAATAGTGATCGAGCGCGACGACCTGGTCGCCGGTCGCCATCGCGCAACGTCCCAAGCCATAGTCGGCGCGCCAGACCTGGTCGGGAAATCCCGGCGCAAGGACCGCGCGCGCGCGTTGAAAGAACTCGCGCGCCTCCGCAAATTCGTTCCACATCAAACGCATTTCGCCTTCGGTCAGGTCGCAGAGCGCGCCATCCACGATCTGGGAATGTTTAGCGAAAAGCAGCCGGGCATTTTCGATCCTGGCAAGCGCGCGTTTCCGGTCACCGCGCGCGGCGGTCGCTTGCGCCAACAAACGATCGCACAACGCGATGTACGAATCAAACTGGTCGGTCACCGCGACGTGACGCGCGCGCTTCAAGCACGTGACCGCTTTGGCAAACTGACCTTGTACTAGATAGAGATGCGCCAGATCAATTTGTTGTGAAACGAACCGGTCGCCCGTCGCTGGACCGGTCAAGTTCATTCTTGCTTGCAGATGCGCCAATGCTTCGGCAGATTGACCTAGTTGGCGATGACACGCCGCGAGCTGGGCGTGATTGCCCGCCGCAACGGACGTCAGTCCTTTCGCGTCCGCAATTTGCAGAGCGCGATAGTGGAGATCGAGCGCCTGAGCGAACCGCCCTTGCTTGGCATAAACCAAACCGATATTCGTGTAAATTCGCGCGACTCGCGCTTCGCGCCCTTCTGCCAGAGCCGACTGGGCGACTTGCTGATACAACGCCAATGCTTCATCATAGCGATTGAGCCGATAATAGACATTGGCTAGATTGATCGTGCAAGCCGAGAGGTGCCCGTGCAGATCGTGCGCGATAAAATAGTCGCGGGCTTGCTGGAGCACTTGGAGCGCCTCGGCAAAATGATTGAGGCGATCACATGCCATCCCCAATTCCATATTGCACGTCGCATGAAAGAATCCAACTTGTAGATCGGCGAATTGGCGTTGCGCCGCGATGAATAATTCTTTTGCTTGGGTGTACCGACCTGCCGCCCACGCGGCTGAACCACGTAACGGCAGGCAGAAAGCGGCATCAAGAGTGGCGTTCTCCGCTTCAAACCTCGATTGCAATTGTTCGAGGAGAGGTACGGCATCGCCCTGTTCGCAGAGAATGTAGGTGTGCGCCAATTCGCGTTCACACCGCGCGGCATCCAAGGGCAGCGCATGGGCTTGGAATGTATCGCGCGCTTTCTCGAACAGCGCGATGGCTTCGAGGTAAAACGACTGATCGCGTAAGGTGTGCGCTTGAATCCAGTCGCCGCGCGTGTGGATGAGCGGCGACGAAGTGGACGCGCGCGCGCGTTCGATCAACGCAAGCGTTTGTTCGCGGTCGCCGATAAAAACATACGCCCACGCCAATTCGCACAGCGCGCGCGCGGCGTGTTCGTGATCGCCGCATGCAGAAAACTGGGTCGCGGCGGTTTCGCAGAGAGGCAACGCCTCGCGAAATTCGCCTAGACGATTTAGGACGATCGCGAGCGTTAGCGCGGACTCGGTTTGAACGCGTGTGTCATTTTGCGTTTGCGCGAGTTGATAGGCGTGACGCGCGAGGATCAATGCCTGTTGCGGCGCTTGATCGAGGCAAGCCAGTGCATTGTCGTGGAGGAGCGGCATTTCTGTTTTTCTCATTTCGTAAAATAAACGCATCTCTTCTCACCAAACATTGTAGCAGGTTTTTGACACTCCTCCAAACCCAGAGTAGAATGATTTTGACGCTCCCCGCGTCTGGCTGTCCATCTCGCTCGAAAATCTCAGTGAGGAGTGCGTACGATGGATTCACTCATTCCCGATTTGGCGCTGGCGATCCAAGCCGCGACGCCGTTCATCCTTCAGAAACTCGTCGAGAAAGGTCTGATCGAACCGGCGGTCAAACCGTTGGCGAACAAGGTTCAAGCGCGCGCGACCAAAGGCGAGAAGGATGCGGCGCTTGAGCAAGCCATTCTCGCGGCAATCAAGGACGTTGCCCCGCGCAAAAGTGATTCGCAGGCGGTCGCGTACGCGCGCAAGATTCGCCTTCACGAAATCGTCGAACCTGGCAACGAAGCATTGCGCGATGAGATGATGCGTTTGGCGTTCCTCGCCACAACGAAAAGCCAGCGTCTTGTCCCGTTGAAACTGCTCGATGTTTTGCGCCTCAACCACGACCAGCGTCCGGCACTGGCAAGTTTCCTCTTTCATTTGCATCAGCGACTGAACGCGCTCCCCGACTATCAGCCGTTGCTTCAAGCCGCGCGTGACCAAGCCGTGATCAAAGAACTCAAAGCAATGGCGCGCGACCTGTCCGAACTAGTCGGCACAGTCGAAGAAACACGTAAAGGTAAGGCGGTCCGCGTGCGTGTCATCGCGGACGATTGGAGTGCCGAGCCGTACCTGCGCTACCTCGCGAATGTGTGCAACGTATTGCCTTTGCGCGTAATTGATCCACAGTACGCTTCACCGACCGGCGAGACCGCAACGTTGAGCGATGTCTATACCAATCTCGAAGTCACGACGACGGTTCAAGTCAAAGTGGACAAACGCAAATCTCGCGAAGAGCAACCACAACTTATGGAACGCGAAAAGACGCGCCGCATGACTGTGCTCGAAGCCGTGTCTGATTCGAAATCGCGCCGACTTGTTTTGCTCGGCGATCCCGGCGGCGGCAAATCCACGTTCGTCAACTATCTCGCGTTCTGTCTTGCCAAGCATCAACTCGAACCGAAAGACAAATGGTTGGAGCGGTTGCCCGCGTGGACAGTTGGCGCGCTGGTGCCAGTTCGCATCATCTTGCGCGACTGGGTCGCGTGGGTAAGCGCGAACAATTCGCATCAGCCGAACGCGCAATTGCTTTGGGATTTCCTCAAACACGATCTCACGAGCCATGGCTTGGAGAACGAATTCGCGCCGCTCAAAAAACATCTGCTCGAACACGGCGGGCTAGTTTTACTCGATGGCTTGGATGAAGTGCCGGATGCGAATGCGCGCCGTGCTCTGCTCAAATCGGTGATCGAAGATTTCGAGCGCGGGTGCGGCAAGTGTCGCATCGTCGTGACGTGCCGACCGTACGCGTACGAAAAACGTGAGTGGAAATTGCCTGGCTTTGCCGAGCAAACCATCGCGCCGTTCAGTGATGAACAAATTGAAAATTTCATTCGCGGTTGGTACCACGCGGTTGTCCAGGTGTCGGGGATGAATGCCGCGCTCGCGGAATCGAAAGCGAACGCCTTGATCGCAGCGTGCGGTCTGCCACACCTCGCCGAACTCGCGCCGCGTCCTCTGCTCCTTACGTTGATGGCGACCCTGCACACCTCGCGCGGTAAATTGCCGGATGATCGCGCCGAACTGTACGAGGATTGCGTACGGCTCTTGCTCGATTTTTGGCAACAGAACAAACGCGTGCAGATAGATGGGCAAACCGAATCCGAACAAGGGATTCTCGACGCGCTCAGCATTTCACGCGACCGCTTGGAACAAGTATTGAATCAGATCGCGTTTACCGCGCACACGCGCCAGGGCAAGAGCGCGAATCGCCAAAACGTCACGGCGGATATAAGCGGAGAGGAATTACGCAAGGTGCTTGTGCCGGCGTTCGGCGACGATTGGAACAAGGCGCAGACCGCGATTCACTATGTCCGCACGCGCGCGGGCTTGCTCATTGAACGCGAGCCGGACGTGTTCGCGTTTCCGCATCGCACGTTCCAAGAATTCCTGACCGCGCGGTTCGTCGTCAACTCGGAAGATTTTCCCCAGAACCTTGCCGAGTGGGTTTGTAATGACCGCGCATGGTGGCGTGAAGTGTTCTTGCTGGCGGCAGGGCACGCGCGTCCGCGCGCGTTTGGCAATGCGGTTGCGCTCATCAACACACTGTGCGACAAGCCGTATCACCCTGGCGACAAGATGGAGGACACGGACGCGTATGCCGCCGCGCTTGCCGCGCAAGCCGCCGCCGACATTCACTTGAAAGAACGCGCGACGAGTCCGGGACGTTACCAAGATACACTCCGCAAATTGCAGACCTGGCTCGTTGGCACGCTCCGCGTCGCGCAAGGTGCACTGCCGCTCGTTGAACGCGCCAATGCCGGACGTATCCTGAGCGCGCTCGGCGATCCGCGCCCGGATGTGAATTGTGCGATTCCAGCGATGGTAGATGTGCCAGCCGGCGAGTTTGTGATGGGAAGCGATACAAGTAATCAAGAGGACGAAAAGCCCCAGCATCGCGTAACACTGAACGCGTACCGCATCGGCAAATATCCGGTGACGAACGCGCAGTACCGCCGCTTTGTGGATGATAAGGGATACACAAAATTTCATCGCGATTGCTGGACGGATGCGGGATGGAGTTGGCGCGAAAAGGAGAACATTGAGAAACCACCCTATCTCGATCATCCCGAATTTGGTTTGGACAATCATCCGGTCGTCGGTGTTTCTTGGTACGAAGCACTCGCGTATTGCAACTGGCTCACCAAGACCAACCCAGGTCGCAAGTTTCGCTTGCCGACCGAAGCCGAATGGGAACGCGCCGCGCGACACACCGACGGGCGCGAGTACTCTTGGGAAGGCGAGTTCGATCCTGAAAAAGCGAATACCAGTGAAAGTAAAATCGGACGCACGACTGCAGTCGGTTCGTTCCCGCTAGGCGCGAGTACATGCGGTGCGCTCGATATGTCTGGGAATGTGTGGGAGTGGTGTAGTACGCGGTGGGGCAAAGGATACGAAAACCCGGAATTCAAATATCCTTATCAATCAGATGATGGACGTGAGAATTTACAAAGCACTGACATCCGTATCCTTCGTGGCGGGTCTTGGGTCATCCATCTAGTTTTCGCGCGTTGTGCGTACCGCGTCAGCAACAATCCTCATAGCCGTAACCTCAATATCGGGTTTCGCGTTGCCGAGTCTTTCCCAGGGCTTGGTTCTGCTTCCTGAATTCTGAGTTCTGATTTCTGTCCCCTGTTTTTCTTGGGGGGTCTGGGGGGCGGTTTTTGCCCCCCAGCGAAAAATTTTTTTGGAGGAGGCACATCCCCCTCTCCCTCACAGGGAGAGGCGATGGCGCGCCTTTGCTGCGGCGTCTATGCCACTTTAATGTCGCGCCATCGGGTGAGGGTCGGAATTTCCCGAACAGCCGCGCGACGCGGCAAATATTCTCGCCATGACAGGACACGATGAAAACCTACAAACACCTCTACCCGCGCATCTGCGCGTTTCAAAATCTCTACACCGCGTACCGCGATGCGCGGCGCGGCAAACGCGCCAAGCGCCAGGTCTATCAGTTCGAGTTCAACGCCGAAGCGGAATTACTGCGCCTGCAAGACGAGTTGCGCGCGCAAACGTACCAGCCCGGCGCGTACACCAGTTTTCGCCTGGGCGATGCGAAACGCCGCTTGGTCTCTGCCGCACCGTTCCGTGATCGTGTGGTACATCACGCGCTCTGCAATCTCATCGAGCCGATCCTCGAACGCAAATTCATTGACGACTCGTACGCCAACCGCAAGGAAAAAGGCACGCACCGCGCGATAGACCGCGCGCAGTATTTCGCGCAACGCCACCCGTACGTTCTGCAAGCCGACATCGTCCAGTGCTTTCCCTCAATTGACCACGCGATTTTGCGCGGCATTCTCGCGCGCACCATCGCCGACGCGCCAACGTTATGGCTGATTGACCAGATTCTCGCCAGCGGCGCGGACGTGCATCGCGCGCAGTATCGGATGCAGTGGTTTCCCGGCGACGATCTCTTTGCGCCAAGTCGCCCGCGCGGTTTGCCGATTGGCAATCTCACGTCCCAGTTTTGGGCGAACGTGTATCTCAACGAACTCGACCAATTCGTCAAACGCGAATTGAAGTGCGCGGCGTACGTGCGCTACGTGGACGATTTCGTTCTGTTCGCCGACGACAAAACCAGGTTGTGGGAATGGAAAGCGCGCCTCGTCGAGTTTTTGCAAGCATTGCGTCTCGTCGTGCATCCCGGCAAAACGCTCGTGCGCCGCGTCGCCGATGGCATTCCGTTCCTGGGCTGGCGCATTTTTCCAACGCATCGCCGGCTCAAGCGCGACAATGTGCGCGCATTCATGCGCCGCTTCCGCGCGCAAACCATCGCGTATGCGCGCGGCGAGTTGTCGCTGGAGAATTGGACGACGCGTACCCAGTCCTGGGTCGCGCACGCGGCGCACGGCGACACGTACCG
Coding sequences within it:
- a CDS encoding group II intron reverse transcriptase domain-containing protein, whose product is MKTYKHLYPRICAFQNLYTAYRDARRGKRAKRQVYQFEFNAEAELLRLQDELRAQTYQPGAYTSFRLGDAKRRLVSAAPFRDRVVHHALCNLIEPILERKFIDDSYANRKEKGTHRAIDRAQYFAQRHPYVLQADIVQCFPSIDHAILRGILARTIADAPTLWLIDQILASGADVHRAQYRMQWFPGDDLFAPSRPRGLPIGNLTSQFWANVYLNELDQFVKRELKCAAYVRYVDDFVLFADDKTRLWEWKARLVEFLQALRLVVHPGKTLVRRVADGIPFLGWRIFPTHRRLKRDNVRAFMRRFRAQTIAYARGELSLENWTTRTQSWVAHAAHGDTYRLRKKILTASPIALAD
- a CDS encoding CHAT domain-containing protein, with the protein product MPLLHDNALACLDQAPQQALILARHAYQLAQTQNDTRVQTESALTLAIVLNRLGEFREALPLCETAATQFSACGDHEHAARALCELAWAYVFIGDREQTLALIERARASTSSPLIHTRGDWIQAHTLRDQSFYLEAIALFEKARDTFQAHALPLDAARCERELAHTYILCEQGDAVPLLEQLQSRFEAENATLDAAFCLPLRGSAAWAAGRYTQAKELFIAAQRQFADLQVGFFHATCNMELGMACDRLNHFAEALQVLQQARDYFIAHDLHGHLSACTINLANVYYRLNRYDEALALYQQVAQSALAEGREARVARIYTNIGLVYAKQGRFAQALDLHYRALQIADAKGLTSVAAGNHAQLAACHRQLGQSAEALAHLQARMNLTGPATGDRFVSQQIDLAHLYLVQGQFAKAVTCLKRARHVAVTDQFDSYIALCDRLLAQATAARGDRKRALARIENARLLFAKHSQIVDGALCDLTEGEMRLMWNEFAEAREFFQRARAVLAPGFPDQVWRADYGLGRCAMATGDQVVALDHYLSAVRTIASSRAILVTEQISNDFFAPRQAVFDQALACALAQNAMHAALEIIEASKARTFLSLLQPREWKLREHRDDARVADLIAREKDLRYKLDELRQHIVVQTTPRNGESLRGRDLQSAAATELEEWTALNQMYEDVVSQLRLATAGLAGVSEPAPFDLERFRAAANSSFDSDWTALDYYLTEDRLTIVMIFPDAVRSEQRKLSAYDRAILAQCASAEPDQRELVYRGTLHNTAASNSGAKSLQHLHRLLIPEKLGTTLIVSPHGSLHALPFHALVAPNEGNYLIERHTVLYAPNLQAFQVLGSETMKSDIAQVLVLGMSDFGSQMCSLPAAAREVDGVSRMFSARTQSLWGEQATRQRLLAMDASGELQKFDILHFATHAILDQTAPHRSRILLADEALTTVDIFDLNLKARLVTLSACQTALSQGGRGDELIGLARVFFYAGARALLATLWHVEDQATAELSERFYRHLNDTRNAAVALQNAQVEMIRAGYAAHQWASFSLIGRP
- a CDS encoding SUMF1/EgtB/PvdO family nonheme iron enzyme, whose product is MDSLIPDLALAIQAATPFILQKLVEKGLIEPAVKPLANKVQARATKGEKDAALEQAILAAIKDVAPRKSDSQAVAYARKIRLHEIVEPGNEALRDEMMRLAFLATTKSQRLVPLKLLDVLRLNHDQRPALASFLFHLHQRLNALPDYQPLLQAARDQAVIKELKAMARDLSELVGTVEETRKGKAVRVRVIADDWSAEPYLRYLANVCNVLPLRVIDPQYASPTGETATLSDVYTNLEVTTTVQVKVDKRKSREEQPQLMEREKTRRMTVLEAVSDSKSRRLVLLGDPGGGKSTFVNYLAFCLAKHQLEPKDKWLERLPAWTVGALVPVRIILRDWVAWVSANNSHQPNAQLLWDFLKHDLTSHGLENEFAPLKKHLLEHGGLVLLDGLDEVPDANARRALLKSVIEDFERGCGKCRIVVTCRPYAYEKREWKLPGFAEQTIAPFSDEQIENFIRGWYHAVVQVSGMNAALAESKANALIAACGLPHLAELAPRPLLLTLMATLHTSRGKLPDDRAELYEDCVRLLLDFWQQNKRVQIDGQTESEQGILDALSISRDRLEQVLNQIAFTAHTRQGKSANRQNVTADISGEELRKVLVPAFGDDWNKAQTAIHYVRTRAGLLIEREPDVFAFPHRTFQEFLTARFVVNSEDFPQNLAEWVCNDRAWWREVFLLAAGHARPRAFGNAVALINTLCDKPYHPGDKMEDTDAYAAALAAQAAADIHLKERATSPGRYQDTLRKLQTWLVGTLRVAQGALPLVERANAGRILSALGDPRPDVNCAIPAMVDVPAGEFVMGSDTSNQEDEKPQHRVTLNAYRIGKYPVTNAQYRRFVDDKGYTKFHRDCWTDAGWSWREKENIEKPPYLDHPEFGLDNHPVVGVSWYEALAYCNWLTKTNPGRKFRLPTEAEWERAARHTDGREYSWEGEFDPEKANTSESKIGRTTAVGSFPLGASTCGALDMSGNVWEWCSTRWGKGYENPEFKYPYQSDDGRENLQSTDIRILRGGSWVIHLVFARCAYRVSNNPHSRNLNIGFRVAESFPGLGSAS